The Arthrobacter burdickii genome window below encodes:
- a CDS encoding energy-coupling factor transporter transmembrane component T, whose amino-acid sequence MPRRRIYNPLTELLAAVLLVVLVLVVNRWAFSLAVLVFGVLPAVLLSGRARQIGLAIVLVAGPLLLSSLLLHGLFFPEGSTVLVDLDIARVTTEGLIFAAGMGLRMTVFTGVLLTAAMTLDIPELLATMTHRGWNRKLVFIVGSAVGLLPHVALRAQQVTRAQQARGLVVGRGSLSRFRALVAVTTPLVIGLLVDASERNSMLEARGFSSPGARTSYLPDTDTPHQRRARRAMVGVVGAFSVAWLVVAAIA is encoded by the coding sequence ATGCCCCGCCGACGGATCTACAACCCCCTGACCGAACTGCTCGCCGCGGTCCTGCTGGTGGTGCTCGTCCTCGTGGTGAACCGCTGGGCGTTCTCCCTGGCGGTCCTGGTGTTCGGGGTGCTCCCCGCGGTCCTGCTGTCCGGCAGGGCGCGGCAGATCGGCCTCGCGATCGTGCTGGTGGCCGGCCCGTTGCTCCTCTCGTCGCTCCTGCTCCACGGCCTGTTCTTCCCGGAGGGCAGCACGGTCCTGGTCGACCTCGACATCGCCCGGGTCACGACGGAGGGCCTCATCTTCGCGGCCGGAATGGGCCTGCGCATGACCGTCTTCACCGGAGTGCTGCTGACGGCGGCGATGACGCTGGACATCCCCGAACTCCTGGCCACCATGACGCATCGCGGCTGGAACCGGAAGCTCGTGTTCATCGTGGGATCCGCCGTCGGGCTCCTTCCCCACGTCGCCCTGCGGGCCCAGCAGGTCACGCGTGCCCAGCAGGCCCGGGGACTGGTCGTCGGTCGCGGCTCGCTCTCGCGCTTCCGGGCCCTGGTGGCCGTCACGACGCCGCTCGTCATCGGGCTCCTCGTGGACGCCTCGGAACGCAACTCCATGCTCGAGGCCCGGGGCTTCTCGTCCCCCGGGGCACGCACGAGCTACCTGCCGGACACGGACACCCCGCACCAGCGCCGGGCACGCCGCGCGATGGTCGGCGTCGTCGGCGCGTTCTCGGTGGCCTGGCTCGTGGTCGCGGCGATCGCGTGA